ACGATCAAATCTTGTCTCACGCTTGCGTGATCTGCTCGTTCGAACGGATCCGTTGTCTCGATGAAAGTACAGTTCTGCTGCTGCTCGCGCGAACAATGGCAATCGTGTTGTTTGGCTGCAGGAGATCTCCGAGCAAGTTCATTCCACCATAATCATCGATGAAAGGCATTACGTTGGGCCAAGAGCGCAGCAATGAAGACGAGGGAGTTGAGAAAGTCGTCGACAGAGTCGACGGTTAGACACTGTCGAGACGGGATTTTGTCACTTTATCTGGGTGTGCATTTTTCACTATCAAAGATCAGCGGCTAAGTTGTTCGGCAATCGAGCAAAACCTCAGGTTCCTCTTGGTCCCCAACTCTGGCAGAGTGCGTGCACGCAAGAGAATGCAAGCGAGCAGACCGCACGCGAATTCCAAGGAGAATAAATGGACAGAGTAGTGAGGAATCGTAACTGGTTCTTGCCAATTACGGCGTTGACCAGCGTTCTTTTCTTGATCCCGGTACTAAGCGCGCAAAATCAATCACAGGAGCCCGTATCTAAGCAGTGGCAAATCGCCGGACAGAATCTTGGTAACACGTGGAGCCAGCCGGCAGAGCATTCAATAAGCCCTGCCACCGTCAGGAACCTCAGCCCAAAATGGGTATTCACAACCGGTGGAGATGTTTCTGCCACTCCTACCGTAGATGAGGATGCAGTCTACTTCCCGGATTGGGGCGGCAACCTGTTCGCAGTGAAGAAAGAAAGCGGCCGTCTCATCTGGTCTCGCAAGATCTCCGACTACGATGGCGTCGACGGAGCTATCTCTCGTGTTAGTCCTGCCGTGGATGGAAACCAGGTAATCATCGGGGACATTCTCAGTTCCAAAGCGGTTCACAACGGGGCGAATGTGATCGCGGTAGATAGGCAAACAGGAACCCTGCGGTGGATTACACAGGTCGAGACTCATCCGGCAGCAATCATTACTGGATCTCCGGTTATCTTCGATGGCGTTGTTTACATTGGCGTTTCTTCGAATGAAGAAACTCTGGCGACCAATCCCGCATATCCGTGTTGCAGCTTTCGCGGCAGCATAGTGGCGCTCGATGAGAAGACTGGTGTGATCCTTTGGAAGACCTTTGACATGCCCGACAACGGCGGGCGAGCGGACCAATACAGCGGTGGCGCGGTGTGGCAACCGCCGGCGATTGATCCTAAGCGCGGCACACTCTTCATCGGTACGGGAAACAACTACACCGTTCCCGCAGATGTCATCGCTTGCCAGAACGCGACTCCGACTGCGAACTGCACTGCGCCTGACGATTTCTTCGACACTGCTCTCGCGTTGGATTTAAAGACCGGGCAGGTTAAGTGGTCAAAAAAGCTGCAAAGCTTTGACACTTGGACAGTAGCCTGCATAACTTCTTCCGGTCCAAACCCGAATTGTCCTGTACCCAGCAGCCCGGATTTCGATCTCGGAGGATCAGGACCTAATCTGGTGGGCAACATTGTCGGTTTTGGTCAAAAGAGCGGCATCTTTTGGGCGCTCAATGCCGATGACGGCAACATCGTTTGGAGTACGCCAGTTGGTCCAGGCGCTTCGCTCGGAGGCATTGAGTGGGGTACCGCAACTGACGGTAAGCGCATTTATGTCGCGATCGCCAACAGCGATCATCTCCCTTACACCTTGGTGCCCTCGGGACAGCAGATTACGTGGGGAGCGTGGAGCGCACTTGATGTCGCCACTGGGAAGATCCTTTGGCAGACGGCAGATCCAATTGCCGGCAGCATTGACCGGGGTTCGGTAAGTGTTGCAAACGGGGTCATGTACGCGGGTTCTAATTCGGGACAGATGTATGCCCTCGACACGACAACTGGAAACGTCCTCTGGAATTTCGCCAGCGGAGGCACAGTCATCGATGGCCCATCTATCGTGGACGGCACCCTCTATTGGGGATCCGGGTACCGGGAAATCCTGGGAACCGGAAACAACAAAGTCTACGCGTTTGCTTTAGGCGGCGAAAAAGATCACGGCAAGCCCTCCGAGTGAGACCGATGGCGTGCATGCATTGTTTCGTCAGCTAACCGAACGATAGACCTTTCAATCACACCAACTCCAGCCGTGGCGACTCACACGACGTCTCGATGCGTGTGGGTCGCACCAGCTGCTCACCCACCAACGGTTGTCAATATCAAAGGAGAATTGCAGATGAAGTCGCTTTTGCACGTTTGCGCGAGTGCAGCATTGGCTCTAATTACGGGATCTACTTGCTTTGGGCAGCACTACACCCAAACGAATCTTGTTTCCAATACCGCTGGAGTCGCTCCCGTCACCGATCCTCAACTGATCAATCCTTGGGGTGTGTCCCGAGGCTCCGCCAGCCCATGGTGGGTTTCGGATGAAGCAACCGGGCTCAGCACTCTTTACAACGGAGCAGGCGCCAAGCAATCTCTGGTAGTCACCATCCCGCCGGCCGATCCGAATAATAAGAACACACCAACGGGTACCCCAACCGGCACCATCGCCAACGGCAGCCAAACAGATTTTTTGCTGGCCCCAGGAAAACCAGCCGCATTCATCTTTTCTACAATTGATGGCACCATTGCCGCATGGAACCCAACGGTAGCTATAGCCCAAGGAGCGGCACCGCCTTCGACACACGCTGTAACCGTGGCCAAGACCAGCGATGGTTCCAGCTACACCGGCCTGACCAGCGCTTTCGTTGATGGCAATCGCTTTCTCTACGCGGCCAATTTCGGCAAGGGACGCGTAGATGTTTATGACAGCACATTCCAGCCTGTAGCACTCTCGAAGAAGAACGCAGACGGAAATTCCTCCAATGACGATCGTACGTTTTCCGAAAAGTCTTTTGTGGATGAGACTCTGCCCGGCTCTTACGTGCCTTTCAACGTCCAAGCCATCGGCAACGATATTGTCGTTACCTACGCGCTCCATCAGGAAGGTTCCCGTTTTGAAACAGATGACCCGGGCTTAGGCTTTGTGGACGTCTACAGTTCCACAGGCCGTCTGTTACAGCGACTGGAACACGGTGATTGGCTGAACGCTCCCTGGGGTGTGGCTCTGGCTCCTCTGGATTTCGGACGCTTCAGTCACGATCTGCTCATTGGGCAATTCGCAGGTGGAGGAAACTCCGAGTCCAGTGGCTTCATTGCTGCGTACGATCTGACTACGGGTAAATTTGATGGACTGTTGCAGGATGCAAGCGGGAAGCCGCTGTCCATCAATGGCATCTGGTCCCTCAGCCCTGGGAATGTTAGTCCTGCTAACAGCGATGCGGCTGCCGCACCCGCCGCACAGATCTACTTTACCGCCGGGCCAAATCACGGTTCCGGAGGATTGTTTGGTTACTTGACCGCGGTTTCGACGGAGTTGACTGAGGGAAACTCCCAGTAATCTCGCTCGAAGTCCAGTGGAGTACGACGGGAAACGCGGCAAGTAAGAACACTGTCCGCGTTTCCTAGTCGTGTCAGGTAAACCAAAGCTCCAACGCAGAGAAAGGGAATATTTCGGCTTGAGTGTCGGTTTTGCGTAGTAGTTATGGCTAGACCGGGATAGTTCCGCTCGCAAAGGGAGCTTATTGTCGAGTCCAAGCACAGCGCAAAGGTTTTCTCGCCCGTATTACGAAGGAGAAAAGAAGTGAGTAGTGGAATCATGCCTTCGCTGTCGGTGTTGATTCGTATGACAGGTTGTCTTGCGCAAGAAGAATTAACAATTCAACATAAATCAAAACAGAAGCGACTGTATGCAGCAGCGACAATCTAGAGTTCTGCGGGCGCAGTGGTTCGACGCGACACTCCATGACATGCACCGGGACTTGCAAGCAGTCGTAGGTCTTTGTCTCTCGTCAAGCTCCATGCACATGGCTGTGTCAGACCCCGGAGTTACTAAGTGAGAGTGCATTCATAGCAACAACATTTCAACCGACAATACGTGAGGATCATGATTATAAGAGCAAGTAAGAGTATAAGCTATTCCGTCGGTATCTGCCTGATGCTGGCGCTTACAGCTGTATTCACCTTCGGGCAAGCTATAAGCGGAGATCTTGTCGGCACGATTACTGACCAGAGCGGCGCCGCCGTTCCTAACGCTACCGTCACAGCCTCGAACACAGCAACGGGAATTAAAAATACAACGCGAAGTAATGCAAGCGGAGAGTACCACTTTGCTAATCTCTCAGTGGGTATTTATGACATTTCAGCGAATAGCGCCGGATTCGCCAACTCCTTGGTGCGCAATTTCAACGTTGAACTAAACAAGACTTCTACGGCAAACCTCGTGCTGAGTGTTGCCGGAGGGGCGACAAGCGTAGAAGTCACAGACACTGCTCCGGCAATCGATACGACCACTGCGCAGGTGCAGACCACTTTCGAGCAGAAACAGACTCAGGATATCCCTGCCGCTGCGATTGGCCTGGGAGTACTCAACCTCTCGCTGCTCAGCTCAGGAGTGGCCAACACGGGCGGCATCGGCGCTGGCGAAGGGCCTTCTGTAGGAGGTCAACGGCCGCGCAACAATAACTTCACCATCGAAGGCGTCGATAACAATAACAAATCGATCACCGGACCATTAGTCTTCATTCCGAACGATGCAATTCAGAATTTTACTGTATTGCAAAATCAATTCAGCCCTGAGTTTGGCCATTCGTCTGGCGGACAGTTTAATAGTGTCGTTGTTAACGGCACTAACACTTTTCACGGTCGCCTCTACGAATACTTTCAGAATCGTAATTTGGATGCAATCGACGCCGCCACGGCCAGAAACGGAAATACCTCAAATCCACGATACGATCAAAATCGTCTCGGCTTCCAGATTGGCGGGCCGGTCATTAAGAACAAGGTCTTCTTCTTTTCTAACTTTGAATACAATCCTGTCGCCAATGGCATTTCGTCGCAGGTTTGCGCGCCAACGGCGGCCGGATATGCAACCCTAGCCGGCATTCCTACTGTCTCGAAAAACAACCTCCAGGTACTTCAGAAGTTCCTTCCTGCCGGCACCGTTCCTGACGCGAATAACGTCGCTTGTGCCGGCAACACGGAACCGATTACGTCAGGTACGGGCACGGTGAACGTACCGGTCGCGCTGTTTCCTATTACGGGAAGCACCTTCACCAATCAGTATTACTCGACCAACAGCATGGACTGGAACATCTCCGACAAGGATCAGGTTCGCGGCCGTTATGTATACAACAAACTCGATGGTCTTGACGCCGCTGCCGGCCTCCCGGCGTTCTTCCAGACCGAGCCGCAACGCTTTCACCTTTTTACTTTGAGCGAATTTCACACGTTCACTCCCAACCTCACCAACGAGTTTCGTCTGGGTTACAACCGTTTCTCCCAGATCATTCCTGCCGGAAACTTCTTATTTCCTGGCCTGGACCAATTCCCTAATATCACTATCGATTCTTTGACTGCGAACATAGGGCCGGATCCCAACGCACCCCAGAGTACGGTACAGAACACTTATCAAGCGGTTGAGAATTTGAGCTGGGTGAAGGGAAAGCACAACTTCAAATTCGGAGTTGAAGGTCGTAAATACATCTCGCCTCAGTCGTTCACACAGCGCCAGAGAGGTGACTACGAATATGGCAGCCTCGATGTTTTCCTGCGCGATCTGAGTCCAGACCAGTTCGGTGAGCGCAGCACCGGAAACTTCTTTTACTATGGCGATCAAAGCGCGATTTACGCCTATGGCAACGACACATGGCGCGTGACCAAGAATCTTTCTCTGAATTTAGGACTGCGTTACGAATTTACGTCGGTGCCCACAGGCGAGAGGACGCAGGCCTTGAATTCCGCCGCCAGTGTCCCAGGACTAATCAACTTCCAAGAGCCACAACCGCAGTATGGCAACTTCGCTCCCCGTCTTGGCTTTGCCTATTCGCCCGGCGATAGTGGGAATACCTCCATCCGGGGCGGTTTTGGTATCGCCTACGACGTACTCTACGACAACTTAGGTACCCTCTCGTTCCCGCCCCAGTTCAGCGGCACGCAGGATGTAAATACGAACGTATCTTCCCCAAATTTTCTGGCTAATGGTGGTTTGCCGCCTGGCACAGGAGGGCTGCAGACGTTTCCTACCGTCCAGGCACAGCGCGCCGGTACTGCCGCATTCGTTCCCAACCAGCAACTGCCGTACTCTGAGGAGTGGAACCTGGGCATTCAACATGTTTTTGGTAAGTCCTACACCGTTGAAGTCCGATACCTGGGAAGTCGGGGCATTCACCTTCCAGTTCAAGACCGCATCAATCGTCAAGCCGTGGTTGGACCGGACAATTTTCTTCCCACGTTCAATGATCCCGCCACGGTTCCGTCTCAGGCACAGCTAAACACAATGAAGACCCTCGACCAGGTGCAGGCATTCAGGTCCAGCTTTGTGCCTGGGTTTGAGGCGGCGGGTTTTAGCAGTAACATCACGGCGTTCGAGCCCTTTGGGAGTTCGATCTACCATGGCTTGGCCACGTCGGTCAGCCGTCGCTTCGAGCACGGCTTGGAATTCAATGTGGCGTACACCTGGAGTCATCTGATCGACGACAGCACCGCGGACGTGTTTTCCACTGTGCTCACACCGCGCCGTCCGCAAGACGGCCAGAATGTCGCGGCGGATCGAAGTACTTCGGCCCTCGACCGCAGGCAACGGCTCACCATCAGCACGATCTACGATCTCCCGTTCTTCAAGCAATCCAACTGGCTTATGAAAAATGTCGTCGGCAACTGGGAGATCGCGCCCATCTATACCTTTGAATCTCCGGAATACGCAACGGTCCAGAGCGCAACGGACGCCAATCTGGCGGGTGACACTTTCACCGATCGTGCGATATTTAATCCCCTGGGCGTATCCGGGGTTGGAAGCGGCGTGAGTCCCCTGACGAACTCACAGGGCCAGGTCGTGGCTTATGTCGCGAATAACCCCAACGCTCAATACATAGTGGCAGGTGTCGGTGCGTTGACCAATACATCGAGAAATACTCTCGCGCTGCCGCGTACTAATAACTGGGACCTGTCGCTTGTGAAGCGCGTTAGTTTCAACGATAGGATGTCCTTTGAGTTTCTAGCCCAAGCCTTCAACGTGTTCAATCACTCTCAATATCTACCCGGCTCCATTAATCAAATCAATGCCGTAAGCCTGATTGGCAAGCCGCTGGACTTTACGACTACTGCCACTCGCAACTTTCTGACGCCAAGTTCGCCGACGTTCGACAAACCAAATCTGGTCTTTCCAAACAACGCTCGGACTATGCAGCTTGGAGCGAAATTCATTTTCTGACCTTTGCCATTGAAATATTCCTGGGGGACCCATAGGCGGCTCCCCCAATCTTCCGCATTTCGGATTGTCCTTGTCGGCGTCAATCTGAACGCTGGCGTTCGTCGTATGTTTCCTGCAACG
This Terriglobales bacterium DNA region includes the following protein-coding sequences:
- a CDS encoding PQQ-binding-like beta-propeller repeat protein; translated protein: MDRVVRNRNWFLPITALTSVLFLIPVLSAQNQSQEPVSKQWQIAGQNLGNTWSQPAEHSISPATVRNLSPKWVFTTGGDVSATPTVDEDAVYFPDWGGNLFAVKKESGRLIWSRKISDYDGVDGAISRVSPAVDGNQVIIGDILSSKAVHNGANVIAVDRQTGTLRWITQVETHPAAIITGSPVIFDGVVYIGVSSNEETLATNPAYPCCSFRGSIVALDEKTGVILWKTFDMPDNGGRADQYSGGAVWQPPAIDPKRGTLFIGTGNNYTVPADVIACQNATPTANCTAPDDFFDTALALDLKTGQVKWSKKLQSFDTWTVACITSSGPNPNCPVPSSPDFDLGGSGPNLVGNIVGFGQKSGIFWALNADDGNIVWSTPVGPGASLGGIEWGTATDGKRIYVAIANSDHLPYTLVPSGQQITWGAWSALDVATGKILWQTADPIAGSIDRGSVSVANGVMYAGSNSGQMYALDTTTGNVLWNFASGGTVIDGPSIVDGTLYWGSGYREILGTGNNKVYAFALGGEKDHGKPSE
- a CDS encoding TIGR03118 family protein, whose protein sequence is MKSLLHVCASAALALITGSTCFGQHYTQTNLVSNTAGVAPVTDPQLINPWGVSRGSASPWWVSDEATGLSTLYNGAGAKQSLVVTIPPADPNNKNTPTGTPTGTIANGSQTDFLLAPGKPAAFIFSTIDGTIAAWNPTVAIAQGAAPPSTHAVTVAKTSDGSSYTGLTSAFVDGNRFLYAANFGKGRVDVYDSTFQPVALSKKNADGNSSNDDRTFSEKSFVDETLPGSYVPFNVQAIGNDIVVTYALHQEGSRFETDDPGLGFVDVYSSTGRLLQRLEHGDWLNAPWGVALAPLDFGRFSHDLLIGQFAGGGNSESSGFIAAYDLTTGKFDGLLQDASGKPLSINGIWSLSPGNVSPANSDAAAAPAAQIYFTAGPNHGSGGLFGYLTAVSTELTEGNSQ
- a CDS encoding carboxypeptidase regulatory-like domain-containing protein → MIIRASKSISYSVGICLMLALTAVFTFGQAISGDLVGTITDQSGAAVPNATVTASNTATGIKNTTRSNASGEYHFANLSVGIYDISANSAGFANSLVRNFNVELNKTSTANLVLSVAGGATSVEVTDTAPAIDTTTAQVQTTFEQKQTQDIPAAAIGLGVLNLSLLSSGVANTGGIGAGEGPSVGGQRPRNNNFTIEGVDNNNKSITGPLVFIPNDAIQNFTVLQNQFSPEFGHSSGGQFNSVVVNGTNTFHGRLYEYFQNRNLDAIDAATARNGNTSNPRYDQNRLGFQIGGPVIKNKVFFFSNFEYNPVANGISSQVCAPTAAGYATLAGIPTVSKNNLQVLQKFLPAGTVPDANNVACAGNTEPITSGTGTVNVPVALFPITGSTFTNQYYSTNSMDWNISDKDQVRGRYVYNKLDGLDAAAGLPAFFQTEPQRFHLFTLSEFHTFTPNLTNEFRLGYNRFSQIIPAGNFLFPGLDQFPNITIDSLTANIGPDPNAPQSTVQNTYQAVENLSWVKGKHNFKFGVEGRKYISPQSFTQRQRGDYEYGSLDVFLRDLSPDQFGERSTGNFFYYGDQSAIYAYGNDTWRVTKNLSLNLGLRYEFTSVPTGERTQALNSAASVPGLINFQEPQPQYGNFAPRLGFAYSPGDSGNTSIRGGFGIAYDVLYDNLGTLSFPPQFSGTQDVNTNVSSPNFLANGGLPPGTGGLQTFPTVQAQRAGTAAFVPNQQLPYSEEWNLGIQHVFGKSYTVEVRYLGSRGIHLPVQDRINRQAVVGPDNFLPTFNDPATVPSQAQLNTMKTLDQVQAFRSSFVPGFEAAGFSSNITAFEPFGSSIYHGLATSVSRRFEHGLEFNVAYTWSHLIDDSTADVFSTVLTPRRPQDGQNVAADRSTSALDRRQRLTISTIYDLPFFKQSNWLMKNVVGNWEIAPIYTFESPEYATVQSATDANLAGDTFTDRAIFNPLGVSGVGSGVSPLTNSQGQVVAYVANNPNAQYIVAGVGALTNTSRNTLALPRTNNWDLSLVKRVSFNDRMSFEFLAQAFNVFNHSQYLPGSINQINAVSLIGKPLDFTTTATRNFLTPSSPTFDKPNLVFPNNARTMQLGAKFIF